The Tigriopus californicus strain San Diego chromosome 10, Tcal_SD_v2.1, whole genome shotgun sequence region ACTAAAGTCGAGGCGAGTCTCAAAGAGAACCAACCCATTGAAAGGGGCCCTGTGGTATCTCTTAGATGTGAATGGGTAGGATCAGTTGTGTGTATGGCATTGGCACTGCTTTGAAAGGCGAGCGAGAATTCCAATTTTCGTTGTTGCTCACATCGATTTCTACTCCTCAAGGTTTGCTCAAGGTGTGAGAGGAGTCTAGCAACCAAACTAAAATTGTGCATGAGCGggtttcaagttcaagttcggTTGGAGGGATAAGCCTGTGTTAAAAAAAGGACTTGATGGCTTAAAAATGCGACACAAAACTTCATTAGCTTTGGTGGTCGCAACATTTGGCTAATGATACGCTCTGTAGGACAAAATGGAGGCATTTCTTCCTCGACAATTCCAGGATCAAGATTTGCCGGATAGTTGTCGGAGTTGAAAAGGAACAATCTTGGATAACTGATGGTGCATGAACTGAACTAAAAATTCCTGTTGTCTGTGGTGCACCATATTACttttcaacaatgaatgtgGAAAACTAGCAAAAATAACGATTGAAAAATACTCCTCTGAAATGTCACCATGTCTagtttggacatttttttagatatgCGGTTTAACGTTAATtcatgaaaaagagaaacaatgAGTCCCACATTGCTTAAACTAAACAATTTTAATCCTTATTGTCGAGCGAAATTGGTCTCTTTGTGCTATTTAGAAATTTAGTTGTTGAGCCATTCTTGAGATATTGCGTTGGGTGAGTGAAGGAGACTAAAATACTGGACTACACAAGCTCAGCTAGATAATATACTGGCAGTGCTAGCCAAAAAAACATCCTTTTGAACTAAATTTCTAAGAATTAATCTGATAGTAAGACTCTAAAAATTTGTATAACTTCACTTACCTTCAAGTAGCACgaacaatattttgttttgaaatgaaatatcatCAACATTAAGTGGCAATTTTTTCTGAAATGATGTCTGAAGAACGAatttattatttcatttttgaaagctaAGTATCGAATATATCAAAGCGTCATACTATAtcacaatggaaaaaaatgagttttgattGTCCCCAAAATTGTGATTTGTAAAAAAGATCACTCTCATAATAGTTTTTTGTGCCGCGTTTTAAACCGCAGCTTGACTTACTTGACCTTggtatttcaaaaatgattacaaaaatgatactTCTTATTTGCAATTTATGTTTACTCTGAtatgccaactctaattcgttggtgaatcagatattatgaaaatatgaaggaaaggaaaatgaatactttttcgtcttgaactgctggggatcctATTTACAGTAAGGAAGGTAAGGAAGTCCTCAAAAAAGGAATATCCATACTCTCAAGTAACAAAAATTCGAAAAACATGGTGACTATTTTTAGAAAGCCGCGTTTTCCTTACAATGTGGGATCAAAGTGATTTTTGAaccgatatttttttttaaaattatcaTCCAATCCTCACTCGAGTTCACTAAGCTccctaaattgaaaaatctgCAACTCTTATTTATCTTTTAAATCATATGATACATGATCCACAAACAAATTAGAGTCGGTAGCCCTTGAGTGTAGAATCGATCAGggatttgggtcaaaaatgtATCTACGTATGATTTCAAACCAACCAAGGGATCAATTAGTGagagcaaaattgaacaatgaagtaaacaGACTAGATTTGTTCGTAATAATTACTCATTACCATTTTGCGGGCCTTTTCCAGCCGTTGTTGTGAATTCAGACTCTAATAGGTTATGTTAAGTCTGTAAAGTAGAAACACTGAGTAATCGGTAAAAAATAAGGATAGCACAATTTTAGTAATAAGaaagaattgaaaacatgtttttacaAAATCAAAGTAGATAACAATAATACTCTCGAAAGTAGTCCTATAATGCCCATAAGCATTGCCCTCTCTTAGGTGACGGTTATCTGTAGTCAGGACTTCAGGACAATGAGTACTGAAATTAAGGAAACAAAAACTTCGATTATTACATCCATAAAGCTAAAGCTTGATATAAAAACTGTTTCGTtgtttataaaaaaaacactgcCAAAACACAAAAGGCAGAACAATTTAGATGAAGCTGTTTTATTATTGGCTTTCACTCCACTGAAAGTTCCCGCATGCTTCATGGAGAGCGGAAAGAACATGAGCAAAGTATGGGACACTATTGTAGCGTGCCTTTTAACAATACGAAAGCGTTTTGGAACAACTGTTGTCAAAATATTGCGCCCTTCAGTAGCTTTTGAATTCTGCTATTCCTTTCGATTCAGACTccatgaaatggaaattccCTGGAAGCCACGCAATCCATGTTTTTATGGGTGTCTATTGTGATTATTGGTTGGCACGTGTCATAATTTTGAAGGCCAATTCATCCATGCACCGGTTCTCTTGAAGGCAGGATTTTGCAATTCAGGTCGAGAACTCGAGTGGCATTTTGCCAAGTTGGGCcagaaaattggattttggatagttcgttcattctttTATGAGTGGAGCATCAGATTGACATTGATTTTCGGTAGGGGTAACCTCCTGTACAAACCAGGCGAGGCAACATTGGTTGATCCTCGACAAGAGTGGAACTACTTTGGTTGCTCCCAATTTTCCGGAACCCAGCATCCCTCCTCAATATACCAATACTGAGAAAGCACATCTTCTTTGTCAATCTTTTTGTCGATGAGCACACAATGATGTGGTTTAGTCTCCCTCACATTTTGCTTATTCAGAtaaattttcatgaaaatattcaaatatatGATCAAACTATTGATACTGCAAcatcctttaagtcagactcAGGCggttttttgatcaaaatacctgatcaaccttaaattcaaaggctagccagatccaccaactctaattcgttggtggattaAATATTATATGgatgtaaaatcaagtaaaatagATACCTTATTCagtcttgaattgctgggtatcccattcccaatagcgttaaggaagtccgcaaaaaagagaaaaagaaagcagTAAACGGGcccttcaaggccaatttcaACGGCCGTTACCTCAGGATTCCATTTTTCCATGCCATGATGACGCAACCGCCTTTTTATGCGAAGTGACTACCTCATTTTCCATGCAATACAATTTATCTCCAAGAAGAACTGTTCCTCCATCCTCATGTTTTGTTACGTGTAACATTAGTACCCATTAAGAGGTATAAAATCTATATTCTAGCCACAAACCCATACATAAGGAAATGCAAGAAAACGTCTTATACGTTTCTGAAAAAGACTTTAGAAACgaccaaaattccaaaattagTGTTTGCCCATTATGTGGTTGTTGTATCTATTAGTGAGAACAAATGCtacattgaaagaaatatgacGACAGAAAAATAGTTCCTATTTGAGATAAGTGCGTTTGTTTTTATTCTCATTCTAGTCACCCGTAGTTCTCTCTCATGCTCACTCTACACCCTCCCTCATTACTCGCAAAAGTTTCATCTCTCTGTAGGTATATGTATTTCCCTCTATCAACAATAACTAACTAGTCATGTACCACCATTCGGACATGCAACACATTGAACCTGTAATGTCCTCCCTGgaaaaaagatcttgaaagtTAAGAGGAGCTGCTAATGCAATCAAATCTAGATCTAGTGACAGATTCACTAAAGATTGCCTTTAATgtacattcaaaatatatcgGTAATTTGTAATTCATGTTTCCCTACTTCACCGGCTGAAACGCAATAAGTTTCAATGACTTTGATTGcaaatgtaatgaattacatttttttggaaatataCAAATATTCTACGTATCGTTAGGGCTTATTTCTTGCATAAAACATTCCAACACCTATCACCTGAAATCCCAAAATGGGATGGGTTAATAAAGAAACCCTTTACAGTATATTTGCACGTACTCTGAGCCAAAAACAGTTCGCATCGAGTGAAACTTTAAATGATTTTGCGGCAAAACATGCTACTATGGTTCTACATCAACTGCTCAGAGCTGACAGGTCTTACCTATTCCAGAGGAGAGGAAACCAATTTCAGCTATTCTTGATATTTTGGGTGTTTTCTGGAAAACAAGAAGGCCAGCACTTGCAACGACTTGTTTTTAAAAGCTGAAAAGACGCAATCTTGGAAAGTTTTTCAATACCTAGATGAACAACTAATTAAACAATCAGAAATCTAAAGCAACATTCAACGCgaagaaagaacaaaataCTTGATGAGATAAACATGAGTATAAAGAGcaaccaattttttttacaacatttcaaTTATATTGAAGGAGGATATTAATGAATGAACACTTTAGGTTAAGACCGTGGAAACTAGTAAAATGTAGAAACTAGTGCAAGTGCATCGGAATTTAGGACGCATTTTTATGCCCTCAGCATCCCTAGGGATCAATTGGATTTCGAATCAGGTGGAACAATCAGTCctcttcaagaaaaaaaatcaatctgcCTATTTTTGCCAAGGGTCAGTCATGTTTTtacattgctttttttaagGCAGTAGGTGCGGCAATGCAACTTATGAAGCTGAGCCATCTCAATCCATTGTTACTGCAGGAAATTGGTCCTCAAGAACCTTAATAGGAGGCCAAGGAGGCTGGCAACAAATGCAAGTCATGTAAAAGCCTGACGATGGGTCATGCTCATAAAAGCACTTGCCACTAGGTATTGATCAGAAAAGTGCCAACTTCTGCTTCATCCTTTCTAAACCCTGGATTAGTAACGCTCTAATGAAGATGCTTTAAGCTTTCAAAATACGTTTTAATGCATTTCTCAATAACGatataaaatgaaattgctggtgaaaatttgaaaggccATCTTTCTACTTTTCAGATAATGTACTCATTTTAGGCCCCTAACCAGCCTAGaaccaaaagtttgaaaatcgGCCATCATTGTACATTTATGtctctttggaaaaaaaaatctggttcGAAAATTAATCTACGTAGCAATTTCTTGGGACGTTAATTGAGCCTGTTCTCCCCAACAGCTCAAGACGGAAAATGTATATCTTTTAGAACAATATATGATCAACCAACGTATTAGAGTTGGTGAACATAGGGTTGATttagaaatttgatcaaaacctTTCTGAATTTGGCCTAAATCTGGCGACGAATTTTCCCTAGTTCTAAGCGCTGAAAAGTAccaagttgcaaaaaaatactGCAGACATTAATGCCCAAACTAAAATGGCGCTCTTTCTCTTCATGCAACACTTCCTCAAACGTAGAAAAGCGCCTCCATCTCCTACCCCGTGAAGCTCAGATTAGCCATTTTGAATTAACCGCTCTTTTGGTTCCCCTCAATGACGTCATAGCCCAGTATTGGCTTGATTCAGCATCAAGATaatctcaaaagaaaagtgaagTGTAAACGGTCAACAGCATGGCCCTCAACCTCCTGTCGAGCAGGTAAAAACACATCCCTCTCATTCTTATTCCCCCCAAACTTTCCCTCCTCATCAAGCTATCTAATTCACTGAGACTCATATCCGATCAGTTGCATCATTCAAGGCTTGCATAAGCCTCCTTTTCCATTGAGCGCCTTTACGCAAAGGTCCAACTTCATCCACTTCATCGAGTTCATCTAGTACACAAGAGTCGACTGCATCGATCCACTGAAACTGAGCTTCAGCATGTCCTCCAAGTTTTTACCCCTATTGGAATCGGCCCAGAGTCTCACGCCCGCGCAACAAAGGGGCGTGGCTGCCATTTTGGGGGCGTGTGTGGCGGATGCGGCGGCCCGACCTTTGCACTGGGTCTACAGTCAGAGCGATTTGAAGACCTACATTCAGGATCGGGCGGATCGACCGGATTTCCTGCCTCAGAGTCGGTCGCCCTTTTACACGTTGCCCACGGGCGAGAACTCGTGCTACTTCGACATCGCCCACTCCGTGTTAGGGGCCTTAGGGGGCGGGGAGTATGATTACGACCGGATTTGCCAACGGTTCTTGAGCGATTTTGGTCCGGGCACGCGATATGACATGGCTAAACGGGAGGAGTACATGCAGCTCCGCAGGGAGGGCCGGATTGACGGGCCGATTGAGGGCAAGTGGATGCACGGGGCCTTGATTAAGTTCATGGAGAACCGGAAGGCGGGACGCAGGCCGTATGGCAATGACCATATCAAGGAGACGGATGGATTTTGCGCGGCCTTGCCGGTGGTGGCCAAGTTTGCGGGTCAAGCGAGTCTCAAGGCTCGAGTGGATGAGGTGATTCAAACCTTGTCCAGCTGGCCCACGGCCGTGTCCCATGGGCACGTGGCGGCCCGGATTGTGGAACAGTTCATCTTGGGACACGAGAATGCCATTCAAGAGGTGCGGGCCCAGGTTAAGGACGAGTATCCGGATGTGTATCGAAGTCTTGGAGTGGTGGAGGACAAGTTGGGCCTGGATCATGTTCAGGCCGTTCAAACCGTATTTGGTAGCCCGTGTTATAACCCGGGGTCGTTTCAAGGGGCGTTACACGCTTTTCAACGGGAGGAGTCGTTCCCGGAAGCGGTTCGAAGCACGATCCGGGCGGGTGGTTGTAATTGCTCACGGAGCTTGTTCATTGGGGCTTGTGCGGGTGCCAAGCACGGTTTAGACGCCATCCCCATGGAGTGGCTGGAGAAAACCACCGACGCCGAAACGGTTTTCAAGCAAGCTTTGGCAGCCTTTGGCAAATGAGCCATGTTATTTGTGTTTAGGTCTGATCCTGCGAATAAAATTGGGATGTTTCTGTGCTTGATCTAAAGCGTGCTTTTctgttgattttttcaatgggCGTTCCTTTGTCCAGATTAGGGTCATGTGATTCATGCTCGAAAGCGGAGTCCAGATATCGCTGTCCACGGTGTGAAGTCACCTCGTGCTCCTTGGAGTGTGTTCAAAGTCACAAAAGCCGGACGAATTGCTCGGGAACGCGGGACAAGACCAAATACATTCCGACCAATAAGTTTACGGACCTCGACCTTTTGAGCGGTGAGCGAGCCCCTGTTGACGTTTTTCTAGTGATGATCGTACAAAAACCCAGCCACATCCTTTTAGATTATCGACTCCTCGAGGAGATCGGTCGAGTCGTTGACATTTGCGAGAGAGACAAATCCAAAGAGAAAACTTCACACCCACATCACCAAGATCCTCTTTCAGAGGTGAGTGTGAACCCAAAAGGGCCTAGTCGGCGGCGGccttgtcctttttttcccctttgtCAATGAATGGATGAAGGGAGGAAAAACCGCCGCTCAAGAATTGGTCTTTGGTTCAGCTAAGAACCACTCCTCAAGTGGACTGACAGCAGCTCGAGAGGAATGAAAATATCCCTTACCAGTTACCCCGAGCAAAGCAATAGGATTTCCTTCACAACCGTTAGACTCGGTTTTGAAACGAATTATGGTATCAACTTCtctttaaatcaaatttgttttgccAAACTGATTTAGAACCTTGTAAAAATGTTGTGTATTAGCATGTCTTGGGCAAAGATAATCACTAGATTTGAcctttttagctttttttagTCCACAAGAAAAGTACCAATTAGCCGAACAAAGCGTCTACTTTTTCCACCAAATGCATTCCAAATTACAGTTGACGCCATATGCGGGGCCATATCACCATATCAGAAATAGTCATTTAAAAGGGGTGTTTCAAATAcagcaaatgaaaaaggtATACAGTAATTGAAACTGAAGTTCATAAATATCATATCCTTTGACGTCCATGTTTCATGGACCTAATTTTAAAATCGGGCTACCAAAGTTAAGTGATTCAAATTAGAGCTTATCTGTCGGTCCACCTTATAGCAGTTCTCATTTGAAAACGATGGGACCGAGGCTGCTTCTCGCTTTATTATGCAGATTAGAAAGGCGTCTTAGATTCAACATTCGTCAATGACAGAGTCTCTCGCCATTTGGTTGGCAAGAACTTCGTTGGGAGAACGGAACAATAGTTGGCGTCTCCGACTGGAATGGAAAACCAAATAAAACCCACTCGTTAGTTTTGCTCGGTGGAATCGAGATTAATGAACGTATACATAGAGGGGAAAAAGACAGAAGTACCGCATTCGAATTCAATTGAGCCATGATTAAGTATCATCGTGACAAATGTGATTTGTCAAGCTGTTAGCACTATTTCTAATTCCAGGATTGGTAAAGTAACAAAATACTCAAATCATAGTTCTTATCGCCCATTTTTGATTCCAGAATTTTAAGAGCCTAAAGAAGGCGTGCAAGCTGCGGAAGGGTCCTCGGTTGCTCTTCCAACCCAGTCATTTTCAACGTCACAAAACCAACACAAGCTTCGTTGATTGGGGGAGTAGCCAAATCGAGTGGAAGTTGGAGCTGGTCTTCCCTCATTGCCAACAGAACATCGTGATCCCCAGGTAAGTTCTTCGGTGAAACCATTGAACCCATCATCCTCCATGTAGATCTTGGGTCTCTATCCACATCAACCTATGATGAAGAGGAAGTGATCCTTGAAGTTCCACGCGGTCCCAAAAAGGTGTCTCGAATCCGAGTCAACAAAGCCAATGAGAGAGATCCTCCTTTTTGTTTGCTCAACAAATATCtgcacaaattgaaaaagccTTTTCGCTATCAACTGTTCAAACAGCTCCGgtccaatttttgaattgtgaTATATCACTTCCGCTAATGGAATCAAGCCATATATTTGAGAAGATTTCAACACATGTGTAATCTTTTTACGACATTTGAAACATGTCCTCCCTCCAAGAACGCTAAAAGAGAAAGTCCTGGAGAATAATCTTGGACTGGTTTCTCCTATCATGAGATTGGATCTGAAATGGAAGTCCGTTTTGGCGTAAGAAAGAGCCTTGCCAAATATCCGACTTTTGTCGCCGCGTTCTATCAGTGTGGAAAATCTTCTGCCCAAACTCAGGAAGGGATACTCATAGTGTCCCTGAATCGCTATCCTCCACCCCCAGGGTCGCCAAGTGGTGAATACAAGCGATTTCACATTGGCCGAGTATCTCATTCCCAGACTGCAGGGCACACTTCCTTGAACTGAACATCCTTCTCAATTGTCATCCCACCATGACTAAAATGTCCATGataatatatttttggcaatGTTGCGTGACGACTGGAAATGACATCCTTCCCCTCAAAAAAGAATATGATTCACTGACTTTGTGGGTGGCACTCCCAACGACGTGAATTATCATCCTCTGGTCCAACTGTTTTGAATGATCTGATAAGTCTTGTTTAAGTGAGGCCCATCGGAATGGCTtcaattggttggttggttggatggatggatgatgaacCTTTTGCCTCGCTCACCACGGGCAAATAGTTTTCCATCTAAAGGAGGCTCTTGTGCAATCTTTGAGTAGGTCGAGATTCTTTTCTGAAAGGGCCTTTTGTTGTGGTTGATATCATATATCATGCCAAAACCAACTGCCTGTCTGGCTTGaatggagaaaaagagagagaaagaaaaaagaaggaaagagagaggcGCGTTAAAATGTGACTGTTGCTCTTAAGGTTTGAGAAATCCGAGATCCTCGGAAAAGAGGAGCGAAAATCTTACCCACAAATCCCAGCACCCATTTGGCCAAATGGAAGAGTGGAACACCACAGAGGAACTTGATCACCTGCTAGATGACTAGACTCTAATGGATGGAATCGCAACCCAAAGGAATGGCTTAGACAGGCAGTTGGCAAACAAGAGATATTGATAAGTACCAGAATAGCGAAGATACACAGATAAAAACTGCAATATTGTACGTACTCACTCTCTCACCCTCGAGACGAGTGATTTGGCAAATATTCGGAATGACTTTATGCAAATTGTAGAAAAGCCCAGATGTGTCCTCGGGTCTCGTTCCTACGCTTGTGCCGCGATATTGGAAATGTGCtttcttttgattcaaatgGTTCGTTATTAAAGCACTCTATCCTCCTGATACAGTGCACTCCCTTCATATCCCATTTCTTAAAGTTGCCTCAAAGGTTGTGATTGAAACTTGCCATGATTCTGTCCCGTGGACTTGAGAGCATTCTTATGGATCGTGATGAGAATGTCACTTTGATATATGTCGCGTTTTACTGTTGGAATCCCGCTCTTCCTTTTGTAATGATGGAGTACCCAATAAAAGTTGAAACTTTCCTGTTATTACCCTGCTCTTATCGGGGAGCTCAAAAGTCAAAGAGAGACTGAGGATATGATTGCCATACATGGCGAGTTCCATTTGAGAACGATTTGTTCGTTGCCAAAGTTTTGACTGGTTTTGGTTCCATTAATTCGACACTAAAGCGGGAAATGAgcgaactttttttttatcaagttttgaaagattCTCGTCGTTCAGAACAAACGGAAAGACAGGGTATTTTCGTAGCAAAGCAGAAGGAATAGAGGgcttttttctcatcttgaaaGATGTTCCTTCAATCGTGAAAAAAGACGCAAACAGTATTGCTGTTTTATTTATGTCCTTAGTTGCGACTGTGACGAGGCACAAAAGTTGTTGGGAATTCATGAAGGAACTGACAAAATGTGTCCGTTTGATTCTTCATTTTGCTCCGATAATACTCTGACACACAGTGTACGTTAAAAGCGAGCAACACTAGTACTTCTCTAGTTCGACGGATTGAAACCGCCAACCATTTTCAAGGACAGGCTTAGATTGCCATTGATTGAATGGGGCGAGATTGAAGTTTGACGTCGGCGAAGCTCTCTGCGTTCTTACGTGTTCAGTGTAGCGAAAGATCagataacaaaaaaaagatataaagagcttcaattgatttcttttttcaaggaaGAGCAAAAACGCTCTTCTTTTCAAGAAATATTGGGGTTTCTGAAAGAACCGAAAAACAGCTAGCTGCTTTCTCCATTATTTCTTCCCTGTAAGAGGTTTCTTAATTTTTGGTTGAGTTTTGCGGCTTTTTGTAAATATCCCCTTAATCATGAACTTTTCTTGGacctttttttgagaaaacagGATTGTTGGTTAGGTTTCAATAATCCAGACCGATTCATCAAATGCACTGCCACTAAATGTTGGTAGAACTCTAGTTAATCATGGAgtatttgatttccagagtGCACGAGAAAACCAAACTCTATGAGGTTCTCCTGCCTTACATCGAAGCGGATGATCACTATCCTGACTTAGACCAGGACCCATTCGCCACTTACCGAGCTTTGGGATTCAATGGGATCCAGGTGTTGCAGAAGAACGAAAACATTCTAGGCGAACCTGGGACACTCAATCGGTAAATGGAGGCAAACCGTTAGTTCCGTGTAATGGCCTCTTTAACATCCCGGATCCCCTATTCGTTTCAGCTTTGTCGAGCTGAATCTCAAACAATCACTCCAATCCAATCTCCGTGGGAAGTGGGTGGTGGAACATCCCATTGTTTTTGTGATCCTCAAACATCATAGAGACTTTTTCCTGGATAGTAAGTTCCCATCGTCATTGATATCCTCCTTTCTAATGATTTCTGTTGGAgagactttcattttcttattcATTAGATTTGAATGAGTTTTATGCTAATTAGCTCTCTTCTAGTACCTTGCCATTTTCTCACTTGAGAGGcttatttgaacaaatttctttCCAGACTCTCTGGCAGAAAGTGAAAATGAGCTGAATTGGTCACATTTCCAAAATtcaacaatcaaaacaaacatggCCACTTCAGGGGATGTACAGAAACCCGATCTAAAGCGGAAACACCCCGAAGACATGCATGAAAATGACGGCTCGGACAAAACCACCCAGGCGCCCAAAACCTTCGGTCTCTTTGCCGGAGATTCTGAAACAGATAGTGATGGGGAAACGGAAGTTGCTAGCACTGATGCAGCTAGTTTAACTCAAGTTGACCAAACTGAGAAGGTGGCGAAAATGCTAAACGAGAACGCCGTCAAATGGATGAAACCTCGCCAAGAGTATGAGGACAATGCATTTGTGAGATCGTTTTttaatcaacaagaatcagaGGGTTGTGCTTCTGAGATGACTAACAAAAAGGCTGAGATGACGGAAGTGTCCAAGGGTGAAGAAACAGATGCCAAAGCCTACGAACAATATTATGACTACTACTTGAATTATTACAAAAAGAAGTACAATCTACAAGATCAACCACCGCCTCCTGGCCCTCAAGGCGAAGTTGATTTGAAAGGCTCAGACACTGCTAGTAAACCACTTGGACCATTAGTTGACTACGGGAGCGACAGTGAATAAACTTCCTTAATCAAACGAACGTTGGAGAGTTATTTGTTAAAGTGAAACCCAAATTGCCTTGACTAGGTAGGTGTTGAATGATCTTAGCATTCATCAGAAGGCATGTATTCGATAGCAAATGAGAAATTGTTCTTCAAACTTCCTGGCAACGTAATATTGCATGTTACGCTTTCCATAATGTTAATTACATGTTTAATAACGTTTGCGTTACTTTCTGAGGTCTGAGGTAAATGCAGACTATATCATAATGAAACACGATGTTGGATATACGACACAGGGgatgaaataatttcaaataattgaTTCAATATTGGTTTACAACGGAACTCATGAAAAATGGTCATATTCCAGAAAAGTAATTCCGGATGCAATGCACCATTTCTGACTATTTCTCACGAAACTTTCCATTGTCAATTCTACGCAACCTCTTAATTCACCCCAAAAGAAAAGTGTGTGAACCTTGTCTGTCACACTTAAAGAAAAAACGCCTCAATAAAATTATGTATTCAATAAattaaaaaagttcaaaatgttACACCCTTTTTCAATGCGGTAGATTTGTTCAAGTACGACCCCCATAGTTCATATTTGTCATCCAGTTTTTAAACCATTGTATTGATTTTGCACAATgcattttaaaacaatttcGTTATTGAATGCGCCTTTTTAAACCAAACACGAAAATATCAGTACAACACAAGTTTTTTGTATTCGTTCTCGGGTTTCCAAGGATGGAAAAGTGTTCACATGAGTATACAATAAAATTATAATCTTGCGGAACCCTGAGTGAGGTGTAAAGAGCTCAAACTTTCACGCTTTTACATTGATTCCCATCAACCTTGACAACGATTCCCGTTTTTCAATCTCCTGTCACACTCAGTGAACCTTCGTTTTTCATACTCGATTTCAAGCGCCCACACGCCTCATTTGAGGTCTCTTAAATTACAAGTGGTGACCAACATCGTACAAAGGACTCGGTCACTTTTATGGCTTAAG contains the following coding sequences:
- the LOC131889061 gene encoding crystallin J1A-like: MSSKFLPLLESAQSLTPAQQRGVAAILGACVADAAARPLHWVYSQSDLKTYIQDRADRPDFLPQSRSPFYTLPTGENSCYFDIAHSVLGALGGGEYDYDRICQRFLSDFGPGTRYDMAKREEYMQLRREGRIDGPIEGKWMHGALIKFMENRKAGRRPYGNDHIKETDGFCAALPVVAKFAGQASLKARVDEVIQTLSSWPTAVSHGHVAARIVEQFILGHENAIQEVRAQVKDEYPDVYRSLGVVEDKLGLDHVQAVQTVFGSPCYNPGSFQGALHAFQREESFPEAVRSTIRAGGCNCSRSLFIGACAGAKHGLDAIPMEWLEKTTDAETVFKQALAAFGK